The bacterium genome segment CAGGGTGTTTCTGGTAATCAATTTGGGGTGATTCCACCATTTTTTATGCCTCCCTTCCTACTTTTTCGAGGCATAAAGGATAAAAATTCACCTCATATAGCAAAATTTATTCCGATCTCTATTGATGTCCGAACCTCTTTTTGTTTTCTATGTGGTCGCGTATTTATGGCGACCTGTACTAAGATACTCGGCCCGGTGAAAATAGGTAATAACGTAACTATAGGAGCAAATTCAGTCGTAACTCGTGATATCCCTGCAAACCATACCTATCAGGGCATACCCTCCATATTAAAAAAATTAAGCACAAACAACCAAATATAATTATTGATGCGCCCGCGAAAGCAGGAATTGAGAAGGATGAGCCCGGGTTCTCACTTTCTCATTCTCCCTGGGTAGCTGGATAAACAGAAAAAATCCGATTGGGGAGATCAGGAAGATATAAGCGGTGGATGTCCATTGTGCACAGGTGAAAACCGGATAACTGCTCGTTTGCCAAGGAGATGGGTATGCCGATACGAAAATTAAAAGAGTTTCTGGATAACAATAACATCAGGTATGTAACTATCACTCACTCACCTGCCTACACTGCTCAGGAGATTGCAGCCTCAGCCCACATTCCTGGGCGGGAGATGGCCAAGACAGTCATGGTGAAAATCGATGAAAAAATGGCTATGGTTGTTCTGCCTGCCAATGTTCAGATAAACTTCGATTTCCTCAGATGCATCACCGGAGCACAGAGAGTTTCGCTTGCCAGTGAGGAAGAATTCAAGGACAGATTCCCGGAATCCGAGATTGGAGCCATGCCGCCTTTTGGCAATTTGTATGGCCTGGATGTACTGGTGTCAGAAGATCTGGCCATGGATGAGGAAATCGCCTTTAATGCCGGTTCTCACTCGGAGCTGATCAAGATGTCCTATAAAGATTTCGAGCGGCTCGTAAGGCCAAAAGTGATAGTAACGTCTTGAAGTCAGCGGACAAGGAAAATACCATCTTCAATTTCCCTTGCTCTCACTGCCTGGCTGGGGGTACCACATGAAAGGGTCGATCCCTGGTATCACCTGGTATCAAGGATGATACCTGCCAAAACGTGAAGAGTATTCGGCTCTTGAAACATCATCTTGACTATCGACTGCCATTCCTGCTATTTTTATTTAATAATCACTCTAATTTTGATAATAATATATATTTATAGGATCGTATTTTGGAACTCCCATACCCCAGGAATATGGAGTATCTCACCAGGCACTCGAAGATGCGCACCCTAATTGATGGCTCATCATGGTACTCTGATGGCCATTTCCTGAGAGCAACAGAAGATACTTACCCCCAGAGGATACAAATGAAACCTGTAATCAGCCTCAATACAATATGCCTGAAAAGGCGCATGGGGATAATTATTCTCCTGCTTCTGGCAATCCTGATGCCCGGCAAGCCTGCTCTCTCGGCAGTTGTCCTGGAGCCTGGGGCAATATTGGAAGCCGGGGCAATACCGGACCCTGGAGCAATAACGGCCAAACCGGCTCAAAGAAGTTGTCTGGAGGATAATTCCGGCATCCTGGACATCGAAGGGGTCAGTGGAAAGGTGGGCGATGAGATTCTCATTCCAATAAAGATCCAGGCCCTGCCCAGGGCAGTATTTTCCTTTGGCTTTGAAGTTTCTTATGATAGTCGCATTCTGGAATACACGGGTTTTGGCTTTGGCCGGGGAGATCTGGCTGCTTCACTCAACAGGTTCGATGTCTATTCCTTGAGCCCTGGCAAACTCAGGGGCGGGGGGCTTTCCCTGCGCGATGGGCTCTCGAAAGGGGCAAATGGCTGCCTTGCCTCGCTGAAGTTTATGATCAGGGGTGGCCTTGAAGGTGAATGTTACCCGGTGAAGCTTGAAAATCTGGTGGATGACATGGCCAATTTTCCTGCCAGTTCCGCGTGTGTCTGTATTACTTCCGTCAGGATGTGGTATAAGGATGCGGACAAAGATGGATATGGCACCAGGAGCGTGGTTAAGGTCCAGAGTAATCAGCCGTCCGGTTTTGTGTCCAATGCCGATGATTGCGATGACAGCCAGACCAGGATTAACCCGGCCACTGTGTGGTATCAGGACGAGGATGGTGATGAATATGGAGATAAGGATTCGTCCAGGGTCCAGTGCAGGCAGCCCGATGGTTATACTCTGAATGCTCCTGACAATTGCCCGAAGGTGTCCAATCCCAAACAGACAAACAGTGATCAAGACTCCCGGGGAGATGCCTGCGACAATTGTCCTTTTATGGCCAATGAGGATCAGGAGGATAAAGACGGAGATGGAGTGGGTGATGCATGTGACCGGTGCCCGGACTATTACAACCCGGATCAGGATGATGCCGCTTCAGTGGTTCCTGACAGGGCAGAATTGCCTCTGCTGACCCTGAATTGCGGCCAGAAGGTGACACTTACTCCGCCGACAGCTACCGATCCCTGCACCGGCAGGAAAATAACGGCCATAAGAGGGAGCACTGAGGATATCTTCTCCTCTGGACCGGGGACATATACCGTAACCTGGAACTACCAGAAGGATAGGAAAACCATCCTGACCCAGCAGCAGACTATCGCTGTGGTTGATAAGGAGCCCCCGGTTCCCCACCAGAAAGACCTTCCTGCAATCGTGAGAGACTGCGTGATCACGGATCCAGGGAAGCCATGCACCTGTGAACAAAAACCCATCGATCCTCCCAGGGCTACTGACCTGTGCGCTGGAGAAATCATTGCCACTACCCAGGATCCCCTGGTCTGTGAAAGTCCCGGCACCTACAAGGTGACCTGGACCTATAGTGATGACTCCACAAAACCTGTCTCACAGACTCAAGAGGTCATCGTGCGGCTTGTGGCCCACGTTGGACCAGGACAGACCTTTGCACGAGTGGCAGATGGAATTGGTGCTGTGTCTGCTCCAGGTGTTATCGGCAAGATCAAGGTTGCCAGAGGAGAATACCGTTTCGACCCGAAGATTTATGTTCAAAGCAGGCAAATTCTGGAAGGCGGGTGGGACCCCAATTTCAACATTCGGGACCCGAAGATCTATAAGACGTTACTTTCCGGCAGTTCGATCGTTTTTATCGATGCCAATGCAGCCAGCCTGGATGGTTTTATTATTGAAAATTCAACTGCCGGTGACAGGGATATACTTCCAGCAATACTACCGGTACGGTTCAGAAAAGAAAGTTTCGGCAATATTGCCTACTCCGGCGGCGGCATATACTGCAAGAATTCCTCACCGCTCATATCAAACTGCGAGATACTCAATAACCGGGCATATGAAGCAGGCGGCGGTCTGTTTTGTCTCAATTCCTCTCCAACCATTTCCAACTGCGTCATATCGAAAAACAGGTCCGATCTTTTCGGCGGCGGCATTTGCTGCCTGAACTCATCACCGGTCGTTCAAAATTGCACGATCTCGGAAAATACTGCCATGTACGGCAGCGGGATTTCCTGTGACGGTTCCTCGTTTCCGGTTATCATCAACTGTACCCTATGGAAGAACACGGCTTCCAGCGACGGCGGCGGGATATATGTCAGGGACTCGAGCCTGAAGGCCGTAAACTGCACCCTGTGGGGAAACAGCAGCGCCTCTCAGGGAGGCAGCATCTATGCTGAAAATTCCCTGTTCACGGTGACGAACAGCATCCTGTGGAATAACCTGCCCGATGAGATATGGTCCGATGCCGGATCAACCAGCCAGGTAACCTATTGCGCTGTTCAGGGAGGGTTTGGCGCTCCTGAAATCACCCATAATATTCAGAGCAATCCCTTATTCAAGGATCCCAATGCCCGGGATTTTCGCCTTTTTTCCGGCATACACCAAAGATCTCCCTGCATCGATGCAGGCACCGGGAGTGAAGCTCCGGATGAGGATAAGGATGGCGAATCAAGACCTTACGATGGGGACTGTGACGGGACGCCCGAAGTTGACATTGGTGCTTATGAGTACCGGGATGACCAGCAGCCGGTGCCTGATCTCGATCCCCTGCCGGCGGTCAGAGGAGATTGCCAGCTTGCCCTGACCCCGCCGACAGCGACCGATGACTGCGCCGGACCGATTACCGCTGTCACTGATAAGCCGCTCCTCTACACCAGCCAGGGCACTTTTTCGGTGACCTGGACCTATGACGACGGCCACGGGAATATCACCCGGCAGGACCAGACGGTCGTGGTTCAGGATACCACTCCCCCTGTTTTCGACCAAAATCCTTTGCCGGACCTGAGATTCGAGTGCGCTGATCAGATACAGATCATCCCGCCGACAGCCACAGATCTTTGCGCCGGAAAAGTAACGGCAACCACTGCCGATTCCGTACCCTCATCGGTCGGCACAACTACTCTGACCTGGTGCTATCAGGACACCCTTGGCAATGTCTCGTACCAGACGCAGAAGGTTCTGGTGACCGATACCCAAAAGCCGGTGCCGGACCTCGATACCCTGCCGGATATCGTGGCTGAGAATACCGTTACCCTGACACCGCCGACAGCCACTGACCGCTGCCAGGGGAAGATTACAGCAATAACCGACCACCTCACCTATACCCAAAAGGGCAGTCATACGGTAATCTGGACCTATCGTGACAGCAGCGGCAATAGCGTGGAGCAGCAGCAGAAGGTAACTATCAGGCGGGTGCTCTTCACCGGCCCCGGACAGGCATATTCAACCATCAAAGCGGCCCTGGACAGCGCTGACAGCGAAGATACCATCAGACTGGCCGCAGGCTCATATTCCGGTGTCCAGGTTACCATCCAGAAGGGAATCAGGCTGGAAGGGGGATGGGACAGCGGTTTTACGCACCGGGATCCCGCCCTCTATCCGGCTGTTCTGGCTGGTGCAGCGGGAGCAGGGCCGGTGATAACCTTTATCAATTGCAATCAGGCAATAGTTGACGGATTAACCATTACCCATGTCAGCAGTCCGGGCAAGCCCGGGGCCGGCTCCGGAATATCCTGCCGCAATTCTTCTCCCACAATCGTAAACTGCATCATATCCGGCAACAGCACCTCGTATGGTGCCGGAATATATTGTGAACATTCCTCTCCCCAGATCGTCCGCTGCACCATCACGGAGAATACCGCTGCCACAGCCGGAGGAGGGATTTACTGGACCTCGGACTCCCGGCCAGTTATCCTGGATTGCCGATTCATCCATAATATCAGCCAGGGGAAGCCCAGCCATGTCAGTATGGAAAGTAACCCCGGTTTCTCTTCCGACCTCCAGTTGACAGGCCACAAGGCTTTCAGGCAGGTTCAGTTCCTGATCTACAACAACCGGAGCGGGCTGGGAAGATCTGCCTACCGGTTCTTTGAACAGCCATGCGGGTTGAATCAGGTTATCGGTAACGATGACCTTGTGGTCATCTCCCTTCAGCCATGATGTTCAGATAAGAGAGACGGAAGCTGAAACGGTTTTCTCATGGCCAGAGGGGGGCGGAGGATTTCGGACATGACGACTCCCTGCCAGAGCATGTCCGGATGGATCAGAAAGGATATCCCTTCGGCATCGATTTTCTCTCCGGAAATCTCCGGCCTGCCAGATAACGGCGGTTGTAATTCCCCTGGCACTGCACCCTGCCCGGCACTTATTGCCTCTCCTGCTGCCTTGCAGGAAATGATCTCCGCTGGCGTAGGCCGGGTCCTCATCTCAGGTACTGGGCCTCTTCCCGGTGGAATTTCGGCTGTCCTTCCCGGTGGAGTCGATGCCCTCCCCGGCGACGGAGCCGCAGGCCCGGTTGGTCCTTCCCGGTGCGTTCTGGCCCTGCGCTCCCAGTCAGCCAGAACATCCAGGGCTTCTCTCTCCCGGGGAGTAAGCACTGGCCGGGGGGCTGCTTCTTTCGGCCTGCTGGTGGAAGATGACGGCCCCGGCTCCCTGTGAGGCGAAGGGGGGGATGGCCCTCTCTGTTGAGGCAGCCTCTGCCGCTGAGGCGGCGGGTAATGCCGGTCCTTCCCCTGCTGGCTTTTTTTCAAAAACCGGAGAAAGGCGCTGATGAGATAAAAGACGATGACAAGCTCGATAACTCTGTCCATAAGGCTAGCCTTTCTCTTTCTCGGTCTTGGGTTGTCCGCCGCCGGGAGTTGCGGGTTTTTCCCCTCCCATTCGGGAAATGGATTCCCGCATTTCGGTATCAGCCGAGATATTCTTGAGATGATAGTAATCCATGACACCAAGATTCCCCCTGCGGAAGGCTTCGGCCATAGCCAGCGGCACCTGGGATTCGGCCTCGATGACTTTGGCCTTCATTTCCTGTACCTTGGCTTTCATTTCCTGCTCCATGGCTACCGCCAGAGCACGACGGCTTTCAGCCTGTGCCTGAGCGATTTCCTTATCAGCCTGGGCCTGCATGGTCTGCAGGCGGGCTCCGACATTTTCTCCTACATCCACATCGGCAATATCAATGGACAGGATTTCAAAGGCAGTCCCTGAATCCAGCCCCTTGGACAGGACTGTCCGGGAGATGGAATCCGGGTTTTCCAGAACGTCTTTATATGAGGCCGAGGAGCCGATGGTAGTGACCACACCCTCTCCGACGCGGGCGATGATGGTTTCCTCTCCCGCTCCTCCGACCAGCCGCTCCATGTTGGCCCGCACCGTCACCCGGGATTTGGCCTGAACCTGAATACCGTCCTTGGCTACGGCAGCCACAACCGGAGTTTCGATGACCTTGGGAATAACGCTCATCTGCACTGCTTCCAGTACGTTCCGGCCAGCAAGGTCTATGCCCGATGCAATGTCGAATCCCATCTTGATTCCTGCCTTGTCTGCGGAAATGAGGGCCTTGACCACGGATTCGACATGCCCCCCTGCCAGAAACAAGGCCTCAAGATCATTGATGGCAATATCCAGACCCGCCTTGACAGCGCTGATTCTGGCATTAACCACCACATGGGGCGGCACCCGGCGAAACCTCATGCCGATCAGGTTGATGATTCCCACATAAGCTCCGGAAGACCAGGCGGCAATCCAGAGCTGGACCGGAATAAGGTAGGTGAAAAGAATCAGGAAAATAATGATAAAAGCAAAAGCGAAAAATGGGAATAATGGTGTTAAGGGCATAGCTCAAGCCTCCAGGGTTACAGAGTTAGTTAGTTATTTTAAAATTTGATAATTCTCACTGTTCTTCCTCGACAAATATGCGATTGCCCTCTATCCGGACAATCCTGACTCTGGTGCCTTTTTCCAGATAGGTGCCATCGGTGAGCACATTCAGGCGATGTCCCTGAAAGTTGGCTATACCTGCCGGTCTGAGGTCAGATGCGGCCAGGCCGGTTTGCCCGGGAGATAGAGCTGAATTTTTCCCTGCGCCCTCTTCTCTATCTCCACCACCGGCAGCGTGAGGGGCAGGCTTTCCAACCTGGCGTTTCAGCACAAAAGTGCTGGTCAGACCGCTTTTCCGTAAAAGGATGATCGACAGGACAATCGATCCAATGCTGACCAGCGCGGCCCCGATTGCCCAGGCTATGTTCAGCCTGCTCCATGCCAGATAAACAGCCGTAGCCAGCAGGAAAACGGCTCCGGTACCTGCAAGGCCAAAGCCGGGGATAATGAATACTTCGACGAGCATCAGGACCGTTCCCAGAAGCATCAGCAGGAGAATCAGAACAGGCAGGCTCATTGCCGATCCGGTGAGCAGCAGAATGCCCGACACCAAAAGCAGAAGCAGCATGGCCAGAACGGGCAGATGCAGGAAGGCATACCGCAGTATCAAACCCTCTCCTCCTTTCCGATTTTTTGGACCATGATCCTGCTGCCCTCCACCCGGACAATCCGCACTGCAGAGCCCCGGTCGATAAAATCTCCCTCGCTGACCACGTTCAGGCGCTTTTTTCCGAATGCCGCCTTCCCGGCGGGCCGAAGGTTAGTCAGGGCCACTCCGCTCTGGTCAAGATGCTGAACCCGGTCCGGTTCCTGGTCTGATTTCAGGGCTGGCCGTGCTTCTTCCGGCGCAGCAGTGTCGGTTTTTGGCTGTTCAGCCTCACGCTGTCGTCCCTGGCCGGTGCGGGTCTGGAGCACCAGCCGCTGGACAGCCGCGCTTTTGGCCAGAAATTTCACCGACAGGGCAAGGGCAATCAGGGCGATGAGCATGACAATCGAGATGTGCGATACCGCACTCCATAGCTCCCAGGAAGTGGGATTCCTGCCCACCAGACTCAGGATGAAACCGGCGGCCAGGGCTGCCAGGCCAAGGATGCCGGTCAGACCGAAACCGGGAATAACCAGGATTTCCAAAAGGAGCAGAACCGTGCCGATCAAAAGGAGCGCGACCTCTTCCCAGCCGACCAGCCTGAGAATCACATGCCCCCAGAAGAACACAGCCAGGCAGATCAATCCCACGGTTCCGGCGATCCCCCAGGTAGGTGTCCTCAGCTCAATAAGCAGGCCGAGCAGGCCAATGGTCAGGAGCACGGAGCTGATCAGACTGCCGCTCGTGGCCCGGAGAAACTTTTCTGCCCAGTTCGCTCTTTGCTCCACCAGCCTGGCTTGCATAGGTAGATGGAGATTGAATTTTTGCAGGATCTCTCCGGTTCCGCCGGTGATTTCAAAATCGGCAACTTTGGAACGCAGGGCCTCAGAGGTGGTCAGCGTCAGCAGCTTTCCTTTTTCGGTCAGTCCCTCGATGACTACATCCGGATCGACCATGGCTTCAGCAATTCGCGAAGGACGGTGGTTTTTTTCCGCTGTGGCCTTCATCTCCTTGCGGAAGTAGGAGATCACCTTTTCACTGGCAGGTTCTCCCTTCTGACTGAAAGGGTCGATTATAACTGGTGTGGCTGCTCCGATCGTGGCTCCGGGGGCCATGACAATTTTCTGGCAGGCCAGGGAAATCAGCGCTCCGGCAGAGATGGCCCGCTCGTTGATATAGGCGATGGTCAGGGTTTTTGAATTCAGCAGGGTATCCCGGATGTCGATGGCTGCATCCAGGCGGCCTCCAAGAGTGTTGATTTCCAGGATTATGGCCCGGATACCCTGTTCATCAGCCTGCCGGACCACGCGCCTGATGAACGGGGAAAGCCCCTGATCGACCTCTCCACTGAGCTTGACCAGGAAAACCTCATCCTGCCTGTTCCGCCCCTTATCCCCCCCCTGCCCGATTACAGCCACACTGTTTGAGGCTCTCAAGGAAAAGAGAGTCAGAAATAGAATCAATGACAGCACCAGTGCCGGGAAGCGATGCACAGAAAATATCCTTTCCATTTTGCTTTTACCTTAATTTCCTGCATCTTGTACCGAGCTGTTATTTTCTCTTAACTCAACCGCAGTATAACAGGGTACGGGCTAATTGGCAAGGGTTTATGCAATGATATCATCTTCTTATGGTGATAGTACAAGGCAACAGCAGGGTGGGGCTAAAATGCCTCATCACTGCCATGAGTAAAAAAGCAACCCTGGCATGAGAGAAAAGGCAACCCGGTGGTGGGTCATGTGCCCCACCATAAGTCAGGGTAGAGATAATGTCATTACTCAGGAAGGCGCAAAGGGGCAAGGGCACAGAGGCAGTCATGGGCTGGGGCTGTCTGGCCCCAGCCCATGACTTGCAATAGTATATGTTAATCTTACAATAAGCCTGACTCAGTGAAATAATTGCAGTACTACCAGTAATCACGATTGGAATTATCAATTCAACCGGGTATCAGTCTGGATGCTGCACTGACCTATGCCACCCTGGGAGAGGTTAAGAACAAAGATCAGCTTCCCCGTGAACCCGCTCTCCACCTTATTTGAAATCTCCCTGTTGATGCTTTGCAGTAAGTGCGACTTTGGATCGGCTGCTCTTACGAATTGTCTCACGTCGGATACCTTATCTGCGGTGACTCTCATTTCACCTACTCCTTTCGTCCGGCCTTTTGTCCAGGCTCCAGGATTCAAACTGAATCCACAAACTGCTTCATGATCATCCCCCCGGTTATGGATAGCTGTTATTCTCTTGATGGCAAACTCCGTTCAAATGTTCCCCATGTTCCTCTTAAGCACCTTCCTTAACGAGTTTACTCTTCTCCTTCCCTGCTGATGTCAGCTCATGCCCCAAAGGGGCTTGTTCTGACTCTTCTCGAATGTTCTGGCACTTACGACATTTCTTCCGCCAGCCAAGATCGCAGGTTCCCCTGCCGACTTCAAATCCGAAGATGGCGAAAAATATTCCGGCCAGTTTAATACAGAACCAAAACCCATCGATAGATTCTCTCACTGACATGGTTTTCCTCCCTGTTCTTGTCTTTGCAGGTTTCTCGCGGTATGCGGATATTATTGTTCTGCAAAAGCAAAAATTCCCTTGAAGTGTTCCTTGTTCAATGCTCTGATTATTATTAATATTTAACCTTATTTACTTATTTTAAACTGATGTTAAAAATTTGAGATTATATTCATCTGCTTTAATATACATTACAATAAATGTGCCATTTATTTTAAATAAGATGAATGATAAGAATATCTTATATAAAACATCATAACACCTTGATTTCTTTCCCTGCTCAAAACGGTATTCCAAGATGTCCGGATTACCAGCGCGGCTTTTATTTTATCAATAAAAACAAGTAATTTTTAATTAGTTCGTATATAATGTCGAAAGATAGTAATAATTAACTAAAAATCAAATATAAGTTTACTTATTAAATATTAAATTACTAATAATCAAAGGTATGCACAGACTCCGGGAAACAGGTCTCTAAAATACAAAATGTATAAATTTCAAGTAGTTATGAATTAAAACCGGATAGAACTGGTAAAAAAGTTATCAGAAAACCGGATTCCTGCCGGTCTGGAGTCTGGTAAATTGCATAATTTTGATGCACTAGATATTCTCTGCAAGGATCGCTAATCAGTTATACTGCACATATTTAGTGCAGTGTTATTCATCTTTTTGCTGGTATTTATTTTAAGCTGCCAATATTATATAGAATTATCTAATCTTTTATCTAACCAGGTCAGAATAAATCAAAATGCATTAAAATGATGCAAGGCCGGATGCGGAGAAAAGAATTGGAAGCCGGGAGTTTTTTAGATAGTGAAAATGGGAAAGAGAAATCAGGATAGGGAAAACAGGTATGGCGGGGCATAGGTACCTGCCCCGCCATGATCAGAAGGAGAAATCAAAACCAATGCTTAATGCTTATGGCAATGAAGCGCACTGTAACCTGAAGTGTACTATTGACCTGCTGGCGTATTCCCTGCGGGGGGAGCCGCAGGTGCAGCAGGAGCTGGTGGTGAACCTGCTCCGGGAGAAGGAGTTGCCGGATTTTCCGGTGCAGGCGATGGTTTCGGTAAAAAGGTTTTTATGTCAGCCTTCTCCCGTAAGGACTGAATGTAATTTTTAACGGCATCGCTCCGCTGTTTTCCGCTGAGGTACTGCTGGATCCGGGCTTTACTTTCTTCGAAGGAACTTTCAGCAGCAGGCTTAGTATTGGTAACTTTAATGATATGGTAGCCAAACGGGGTTTCGACCACGTTGCTGATTTCCCCAACCTTCATGCTAAAGGCTGCCTGAGAGAATTCCGGAACCATCTGTTTGCGGGTAAAAAAGCCCAGGTCCCCGCCGTTTTGAGAGCTTGGGCAATCGGAATTTTCCTTGGCAAGTTTAGCGAAATCTTCGCCTGCCCTGGCTTTCTTGAGGATTCCCTCAATTTTCTCTTTAGCCTGCTTCTTCGTTGCCTCATCAGCATTCTTTTCAACCTTGACCAGGATATGGCTGGCCTGGACCATCTCTTCCTGCTTAAACTGATCCTTATGCGCCTCATAGTACTTTTTGAGATCTTCATCGCTTGCCTGCTGGGATGTGGTTTGAGCAGTTATCTGCTGCTGAATAACCTTGGAGATGATCATGTTCTTTCTTAACTCATTCTTCAGATCATCCAGGTTTATATTATTCTCTTTTAACCTGTTATTAAACTCCTCTTCGGTGGGGAACTGTTTTTTGAATTGCTCAATCCGGGCCAGTATCTCTTCGTCCGGAATCGTAATGTTGAGCTCCTTGCCTTTTTGGCAAATCAATTCACCCTCGACCAGCCGGTCAAGAATCATCTGCTGAAGCTGGAGCTTTTGCTCCGGCGGCATTTTATCTGCCATATCCGGGTTCTGGGAGGTATGAGCATTCAAGGTCCGGTCCAGTTCTTTTCGAGAGATATTCACTCCATTAACCGTAGCGACGACATCGCCCGGACTCTGAAGCTGACCGGATGGGGATTGTTTTTCTCCCCCCTCCTTTGGTGCAGCGGGAGAAGATGTGGTTCCTTTATCTTCACCCTTGCCAGGTGTGGGAGAAGAATGGCAGGAATAAAGCAATAAAGAGATACAGGCGCAGGCAAAAAGTGTTACGGTAAATCTGACAGTCTTTTGATAATTCATTACTTTCCTCCTTGGTTTCAATGACGACTATAGACTGCTGGTAAGGAACAGACACTCAGCCGGAACTCTCTGTCATAAAATCGGAATTATGTCAGGTAGCGGCATCTTTGTCAATGAATATCCATGCCTTACTGACTGGCAGGTAAAAGATTTCCATCGGCAATACAAGCAGACAGGCTTTTAAAAGACAAAGGCCACCAGCAAAGATGCTGGTGGCCTGAGCCAACAGTATTGTAATCCCCATTTCCCGAGATATGATAAAGCTATCAGCCCGGCTTCCTGGAACTACAACCTCGACGGCCTGGTGACCCTGGCGATTGAAAAGTGAGGCTCAATCCGGTTTCATTATCGGCCTTTTTCTGGAAAATATACTATCCGGGTAACTATCGTAACTATTCACTTTCCTTCGGTTTTCCGTCATTCCGACTGAATGGATAAATCTTGGAATGTACGGTTATTCAAACAGTTGGCTGGCTACTATCTTTCATATCCGTTCGGGATGTCCAGGAGTGCTGAACGATTACGCTACATCCATAGCTGCTTTATAAAGACTAATATTTTCAATAAATTAACTAGCTTATGCCGGGAATGAAAAATAAATGAGTGTAGGAAAAGACTACAAATTTATTATTTTCCTCATCATACCTGGCGGATAAGTCGAAAAAATCAGCATGGCATAAACATTGCAAAGTTCGAGGTAGAAGTGCTTTCAAGGAGGGGGAATACTGGTAAGGAGGTGATAGTAAAAATAGAGTTATGCTGCAATGAGACTTCCAAAGGGAGCTTGCTCCGAGGCTATGCTCCGGAAGATGTCTCCCAAGAAATGAAAGTGAAATGTCTCTTTTCGGTCCTTAAACTGCAAGTTCTCAATCTCGAAGAAGGGTTCATACTATGAAACATGTAATGGCTATCGCTCTTTCTCTTGGCTTATTCTTCCTGTCATCCATTCTCATTCCATCTCCGGCTGCGGCATCAACCTTTGATTTTGACGGTTATATTACTTATCATAATGATGTTGTACCAATCGCTTTCACCTTAAACAACGATGCTACCGATGTAAGGGTATGGAC includes the following:
- a CDS encoding NfeD family protein, with the protein product MILRYAFLHLPVLAMLLLLLVSGILLLTGSAMSLPVLILLLMLLGTVLMLVEVFIIPGFGLAGTGAVFLLATAVYLAWSRLNIAWAIGAALVSIGSIVLSIILLRKSGLTSTFVLKRQVGKPAPHAAGGGDREEGAGKNSALSPGQTGLAASDLRPAGIANFQGHRLNVLTDGTYLEKGTRVRIVRIEGNRIFVEEEQ
- a CDS encoding YbaK/EbsC family protein, producing the protein MPIRKLKEFLDNNNIRYVTITHSPAYTAQEIAASAHIPGREMAKTVMVKIDEKMAMVVLPANVQINFDFLRCITGAQRVSLASEEEFKDRFPESEIGAMPPFGNLYGLDVLVSEDLAMDEEIAFNAGSHSELIKMSYKDFERLVRPKVIVTS
- the floA gene encoding flotillin-like protein FloA (flotillin-like protein involved in membrane lipid rafts); this encodes MPLTPLFPFFAFAFIIIFLILFTYLIPVQLWIAAWSSGAYVGIINLIGMRFRRVPPHVVVNARISAVKAGLDIAINDLEALFLAGGHVESVVKALISADKAGIKMGFDIASGIDLAGRNVLEAVQMSVIPKVIETPVVAAVAKDGIQVQAKSRVTVRANMERLVGGAGEETIIARVGEGVVTTIGSSASYKDVLENPDSISRTVLSKGLDSGTAFEILSIDIADVDVGENVGARLQTMQAQADKEIAQAQAESRRALAVAMEQEMKAKVQEMKAKVIEAESQVPLAMAEAFRRGNLGVMDYYHLKNISADTEMRESISRMGGEKPATPGGGQPKTEKEKG
- a CDS encoding cohesin domain-containing protein, with the translated sequence MKPVISLNTICLKRRMGIIILLLLAILMPGKPALSAVVLEPGAILEAGAIPDPGAITAKPAQRSCLEDNSGILDIEGVSGKVGDEILIPIKIQALPRAVFSFGFEVSYDSRILEYTGFGFGRGDLAASLNRFDVYSLSPGKLRGGGLSLRDGLSKGANGCLASLKFMIRGGLEGECYPVKLENLVDDMANFPASSACVCITSVRMWYKDADKDGYGTRSVVKVQSNQPSGFVSNADDCDDSQTRINPATVWYQDEDGDEYGDKDSSRVQCRQPDGYTLNAPDNCPKVSNPKQTNSDQDSRGDACDNCPFMANEDQEDKDGDGVGDACDRCPDYYNPDQDDAASVVPDRAELPLLTLNCGQKVTLTPPTATDPCTGRKITAIRGSTEDIFSSGPGTYTVTWNYQKDRKTILTQQQTIAVVDKEPPVPHQKDLPAIVRDCVITDPGKPCTCEQKPIDPPRATDLCAGEIIATTQDPLVCESPGTYKVTWTYSDDSTKPVSQTQEVIVRLVAHVGPGQTFARVADGIGAVSAPGVIGKIKVARGEYRFDPKIYVQSRQILEGGWDPNFNIRDPKIYKTLLSGSSIVFIDANAASLDGFIIENSTAGDRDILPAILPVRFRKESFGNIAYSGGGIYCKNSSPLISNCEILNNRAYEAGGGLFCLNSSPTISNCVISKNRSDLFGGGICCLNSSPVVQNCTISENTAMYGSGISCDGSSFPVIINCTLWKNTASSDGGGIYVRDSSLKAVNCTLWGNSSASQGGSIYAENSLFTVTNSILWNNLPDEIWSDAGSTSQVTYCAVQGGFGAPEITHNIQSNPLFKDPNARDFRLFSGIHQRSPCIDAGTGSEAPDEDKDGESRPYDGDCDGTPEVDIGAYEYRDDQQPVPDLDPLPAVRGDCQLALTPPTATDDCAGPITAVTDKPLLYTSQGTFSVTWTYDDGHGNITRQDQTVVVQDTTPPVFDQNPLPDLRFECADQIQIIPPTATDLCAGKVTATTADSVPSSVGTTTLTWCYQDTLGNVSYQTQKVLVTDTQKPVPDLDTLPDIVAENTVTLTPPTATDRCQGKITAITDHLTYTQKGSHTVIWTYRDSSGNSVEQQQKVTIRRVLFTGPGQAYSTIKAALDSADSEDTIRLAAGSYSGVQVTIQKGIRLEGGWDSGFTHRDPALYPAVLAGAAGAGPVITFINCNQAIVDGLTITHVSSPGKPGAGSGISCRNSSPTIVNCIISGNSTSYGAGIYCEHSSPQIVRCTITENTAATAGGGIYWTSDSRPVILDCRFIHNISQGKPSHVSMESNPGFSSDLQLTGHKAFRQVQFLIYNNRSGLGRSAYRFFEQPCGLNQVIGNDDLVVISLQP